Genomic segment of Juglans microcarpa x Juglans regia isolate MS1-56 chromosome 7S, Jm3101_v1.0, whole genome shotgun sequence:
CTTGCTTACTTGCATCCATGGCGTCTAGAACAAGGTAGAGAGAATCAGTAATAGCTTATAAAAGATATTGACAAAAACCTTGCAGCAATAAAAAGCAACCtccataagaaaaaaattagttgaataCCAAGATAAATTGAGAATGAAGGTAAAATGCAAATGAACAAACGAACAACAAAGGTCCATTGAGATTATGCCTTTCCAAAGAAACAAGTTCTGATTTTTATAAAGAAGTCGCAAAGGCTTCAAAATCGTTGCCTTTGTAAAGACTTCAAAGACATCTTCTTGACTCTTACCATCCTACCTACACATTCAATTATATATCTCGGTTTAGTCTTTGGTGGTATATCATTCACCTGAGGAACCTGTTTCCTTAGAGGGCATCTTCTATTCGATAGTGCATGAAAAAAGCAAACATAACCTTGAGTCTCGACTTCACAATATCAGGGAGGTACACTGATAAGTTAGACCTCAGTGCAGACAATTCAGCATAAGACTgtctatttttattcatttctctaAATGACgggaaaaaatatcatttgttgAAAAGGTAGAAAAGGCCCAGTAGTCCAAGTCAAAAGAAGATCAAATGCTTACAAGACTAAGAAGGACAGTACTCATCATTGAGAAAATCCTTTGATTCTGATCAATATATGTTGCCAGACCTATAAACCAATCATAGTCAGATATTTTggggaaataaaaattatgatagCTAGAGGTATTTAAGAAACAATAAAGAGTCTTATCCTATCTTTTTACAACAGATGCACTCATTATCTGGCTAATCAAAACCATATCATTCTTTTGGAGATGGTGGCATATATTCCAGCCAAGATTGGACAGAGTAATTTGATACATGAAATTCCGGAGGAATAGGACTTTTGGTCCTGCTGAGAAGATGGCCAATTGGGAGGAATAATGTTTGGGAGAACGGCAAGTCTTGCTTGGGACTCTGGCAGACTGCTAAGTGTCAGGGAGCCATTGgcttatacatattatataatgcCCGGGGAGGACACTAAGGTAGCATCTGCAATAAGTTAAATGTATTTTGGGAAATTCAATGTGTAGGTTAGAGTTTTGAGGCTGatacacaaaaaatacaagTCATCTGTAACCCctgatagattttttatgatacTAAAGTTATGCAGCTGTCCTGTGGACATAGGCATATTGCTGAACAATATTAAACTGTcttcaatttctctttttttcaatCTATAATCGCCTAATTCCAGAACAAATTTACAACAGATTCCATGGCAGACATACATGCAAGAAATTCTGCTTATTTGATACAACTCACAGTACAATGGAAGTCTGAAAATGCATTTATGTGCATTACCATAAAAGGTGATGCTTGAATACAGTTAAACAGGTCAAATGATTACACATTCCTTTCAAAGTAGAGGAAAATATCTGATCCTTTTTAGTCTAACAACATCATAGATATTTTCAGGAGGTCAAGAGGGAATTTGGATCTTTATGTACACCAAAAAGGTTACAATtgtcaaaggaaaaaaatgaagacaaaTAGAACTTTTACCTTTCAACATATTTCGCACTACCTGTCAATggaaaatcacataaaaaccctGCAAACTGAGTAACCACAAGGCTCATGATAAAAGTGGTGAAGTTGAACCATATCATTATGAATATTCTATTTGAAGgcctttacaccacacatcatccacgtggtataatttgatttaggagataaattttaaaatttgaattttgcaaatcaaattatgccatgtggataatgtgtggtgtaaagacCTTCAAATAGAactactatattttataatgtgttgcaatccacaaaaagaaaaaaataaataaaagacagGAAGAAATTGTGAATTGAAGAGAGAAAAACTAGTATATCAGTAAGACAGTTCTCAAATTTTGTTACAGATAATATACAATTAGTTTGTTGCACACTTAATTATTGCTTCCTTTTATAgtttattcaattcttttacCCCTTGCGAAGAGACTTGAACTTCTGAAACATATGGTGTTTGCGATAACATTGTTAAACAAAATGATCGATCCTACAGAgaattttaatctaataaaaagCTGTACAAgccccaaatagacaagtccCGCGTAGaccctttataaaaaagtgggtccactaaaaaataatggtttttttttttttcactttttcaagGTGGGGTACACTTTTTGACAAAGGCTTGCACGGGGCTTGTTTATTTAgagcttgtacaaatcatttctcaaaacttaaaagccAGATAAAGATTAGCCTTCCTGCAAGCTGCTATTTAAGTGAACAGTTAGCTCAGCTGTAATATTATACACTGGATCATGTAGAATATAGACTAAAATGCATTGACAAGCACAATGATCCTCCATAGTGCACTGGGGGTCGCTCCTAAATGTGATCCTAATGATAATGAAGATTTAGCAATAAGCTATAATCACTCCTCATGGTGGAACTTGTATAAGATATTTAAATTGCCAGTTTACCCCGATGATCATTTAATTACTCAAATCCAAATTCCATGCAGTAGACCTTAATCAAGTGCAACAAATTTCCATATAAttagaagtttaaaattaaactttgtGTCGAGGGTTAAATGATGTTACTTTCTTGATCCAAAGGAAAGTAATATGTATTTCTGTATTTCTACTGAATACACTGAAGCGTTTGTACTGTTCACTGTGCCGGTTATGTAAAAGATGTAGATTCTTGTCTTTTCCTTTACTTGCTCAGAAATTTTACAGGTATCGGGTCAAATGTTAGGGGAAGATTGTGAATGTGACTATTTGATTGGGTTTTTCTGAGTCAACTAGGAGATGGATTAAATCCTATTTTGTTAGGCACCAAAATAATGCCTACTTCAGTGTGATAGCTTGAGATAGAGGCAAGGAAGGAACCTTTCCCAAAATCAAAGGAACGAGAAGTGTGAAAATAAGACTCCAAAATAGCTCCCCTGTTGGAATGGATACACCAAAACCATCAGCAAAAACATTTGAGATCCAAAATGGCACCTGCATTGTAAGACAAACATTATCATGCTATTCCAGCAAAAAGACAGAAATGAAACCCAAAACATACAAACAGAAAAATATTGCAGATCCACTGTATATCTGAGTAACCGATATTTTTGTATTTCTAGCAGTGAAAGCAGATTCTATGGGAGTTCATCTAAGAACAAACACAAATTTCTTGCACGGAAAATATGTATGTGTAGTAGAAAAGGTCTAGCTAAAAAGTATGAACTActtttcatctattttctcGAGCATAGGCAAGAGAATGATGCTTAGAGGAATAATAACAGCAAAATAGTACATATAAAGTCATAGTAAACTTCTTTCAGTATCTGGCAAGCATTCCATTAGATGAACCATAAATTTTAGCattaagttttattgtttaaaagaataaatagagCGACAAACATAAATTCTAATGATTCATCAATAAATACACGTAATAAATCATACATCTTCTCTTACTAATGAAATGTCTGAGGTCCAATTGTACAAAAATAGCTTAAAACAAAGATaaaccaaaaaagaataaagcataaaagctgaaaaagaaaagtgagttcaAGAAACTTTCTCCTCAGCATAACATGTCTCAATGCCagcaattataaaaaaacattcaCAACATGAATAGGGGATATGAGTacatatgtattaaaaaaaacagataGCAACATATTCTGGAAAATTTATGTTGTAACGAAATAAACAGGAACAAGTTCTGAGGATATCATCTAGATCAACATATTGCAATTACAAAATTTGAGCATTTGTATCTAGCTTTCAAGGACACATAAATAGAATCACCAACAAATGAAGAGAGCAAAGAAAATCTGACCTACGGTAGGACTACTAGCCAACAAGCAAGGGTAATGTAAACAAGCTTTCTCTTTGGCCTAGAAATGAAATTGCTACTTGTGTCTGCAATTTTCCCCTTTCCACAGAAGGACATGAGAGAAAGTTTTAGGAATGGAATATCACCACAAATGTCACTGTTAGGACTGTAACCGGTACATTAATCCTACATGTAATGATGATGAAAAATTAGCTGAGTCTTTTCTTATCGTACTGAAAGTTACCATTATACTAATACAATAAACCACATTAGATCATAATGGAAGCTAAAATAATCTTGAAGTCAATATACAATAGAACTTGCATTCATTCTTCTTCCCTCCAATGCTTTCTTGAATTATAGACATGAAAGAAAGATGAATAAATTAATCATAAGAAGTACAGAGCATATTTAGTATAGGTACTAAGTGGGCCAAAAAAGAATAGTGGATAGTAGGAAGGATAGTTTAAACTTACTGTTAAAATGGCCAATAGATTAGATATCACAGTCATTGCAAGAGCAAGAGCAGAGTTCCCACCGACAAGCTGCAATCATAGAATGTTTAACCTCCTAAAgcatataacatatttttttctgaAAGCACTATAGGAAAGTAAAAATGGAAACCTGTGTCAGTGCAACTCCACTAGATAATGTTGTTGGCATACAACTAAAAATCGCCAATCCTGTTCCAAGAAGCTTCACAATCAGTAACTTTGcccaaaaaatttctatttcaGTTAAATATTCATTCTTTTATATGgttcatagagagagagaaaacactAGAAAGTGGCTTTTGTTTTCAGCCAGCATGCCTGTTACAAACTCCTGAGGTGCGAGCTGAACTTGCAAAATCAGCCTGGAGAATAAGGGGCTAACCAACAGAATAGAAACCTGGACAATCAAGTACAACAGTTAATTGCACATGCCATTAGAAATAGCAACATATGTCTTCTCATCTATCAACATGATTGGGAAGAACTGAAGAAGCATTCAGGCCACTATCAGCTAAATGTTTTGAGGCCTCATAGAAATTGTGTCTCCATACAAATTCTAAAGATTAGTACTTATTACAAACATAGGCAACAAGCTATCAGCTTTCTATTTGGTTGGAAAATGAATGTTTATAACCTTAGCTCATGATCAGAGCATCAAATGGAAGCAATGACTTTTTTTGTCCCACTGAAAACCTAAGGTACTCTCAAAATGAATTAATCCCTCAGTCCCTGCTTTACCAGAAGATataattcttggagatgttgaAAGAATAATAAGGAAACCAAAGATTATATTATTCAATGTCCCAAgtttatttacttaaaaaatgaaatttactaCGAGCCGTTTCAAGCTGAAGTGATTTTACTTTAAAAGGGTTGAGAACTAAATAAACAAACGAATGCATTGAAACAAGAAGCTGTGCTTTAAAAAAGGCAACCTTACAAACATGAATTTGTTTAGGAAATGCACTCTATCCATCCAAATTTCAGTATAGAAAAGTCATTTGAGTTTGTGAAAACAATCTTAGTAATGCTTTCACTTACTCAGAAAAGTTGAGAATCAGAGCAAGAACacattatgaaaattcatggtAATGGTTTCAAATATTTGTTAAGATAAAATTAAGACTGATCAGATGATAATTGGCATAAAATTCTCCTAATCGATCAAAAAGTTCTGAAGATGGAAATTGACTAGGGTTTGCAAATACTTTCATGTCACTGAATAGTTGAACTAGATAAAGGGCCTGAGGGGAAGAACTTGAACGTAGAGAAGGCTCATAAAAACTTTGTGATCATACCAGCCCAAATATTCCAGCTGGCCATGCTTCTGCAACTGCTCGAAATTCCCCACCCCGTAACTTCAGCCCTAAAATATTCAAGAGGAGTTCAGGGAAGGCAAGAAACAGACATGTAAATAAACAAACCATGATGAACAGAACTGCACCTGAGATAAAGAAAATTCCGCAAGTACTAAATTTTGACAATGAATATCTGTGTGCAAGACAGCCAAGAGTCGGATTTGAAAATCCCAAAACTACTCCACTGATTAGAGCTACAATTTAAGTTACAAGATTAGTGAACTGATTGCGAGAAAGAACAGAAGAATCAGAGAGCAGGATCTTGAGAATCAAAAGATAAATTTCCTTCAACTTCTACAAATATTTTAGGGCTAAAGACAAAAAAAGCAATCAAACTTCAAAGGGATATATTACTTACAACATGATACATatcaatcatgattttaaataCACAAATAATAATGACGACGATAATCTTGGTGGTTGGGATGGGGTGGAAATTTGACCAAAAGTACTGAAAATTTGCAGAATATTTGAGTTCAACCAAGTCGATCCAATATATCAAATGAGACAAGCCACAGATTTCAAAGGCATGCAACAAACACTGATTAAGATCACCCTGAgctaaaaaaaagttaatcATGCCTGGCACCAATATACAAAAATTCCTTCAATATATCATTTGAGCAAATTGAGATCATGAAGCATCAAAACCATGCTAGAATTTAAATGAGGATGATGTAAATCCAAACCCACTTTATGTCAGGAAAATCCATTAAAAATCACCTTCCACTGATAATGAATATATGATCATTATTACTCCCTTAAAAATGATCAACATTACCTATAGGAAGGAAGTTAGTCAGAGTAAAATTGAATAATGCTTTTGCCAAGGTTGATACATTTGCTGATTTCAAAACCTTCTTATGATTACTTCCATCAGAGTTACCCTGTAAAGCAAGTAATACTTTTTCACTTCAAGACAAGATGGGTGGGCATGCCATGCCAATCATGCCAAATGATAGTATTCCTAGAGAAGCATTCATTTCAATTATGGATTACTAAATTGATTTCAAAGACTAAGAATGAGCAGAAATACGCTTGAAATGATGTACGCATCCTGCAACAAGAAAGCTTCAATCATAATCCTAGCATATACTATTCAATTTTCACTAAGCTCACTTTAATTTTGCTACCCAATTACTTTTCCAGCCTCAACCTTGTTTCTTGTATCTCAGCTTGATATTCAACCAATAAAGATGCCAATAGGATTAAACTAATACAACCTATAgttgtattaatatatacaattatCCCAATGATAGTTAATCGGTTGACATGGTATTTTGCAACACCAAAGGATGCAGGTGAGTTTGCAAGCAATAATACTCCCAGCTTTCAAAAGGCCAATGTGGTTAAGTATAGAGTGATTTTGGAAAGAAAGGaggaaatattattataattccGATAACCTTCTCAATGTTCCGATATTTTGTAATGCATAATAACTGCTGAGACAACATTTGAGTCTCAGCACCAAAATTTTTACACTAAATACTTAGATTCACCtcaaatacatacatacatacatacatatatatatatatatatatatatatatacacacagtcaaaacaacttttttccATCTTTGTGAGTCTCCATTGCTGGAGTGTAAACCTAATCGGGGGGAAACCTGCACTTTATTACTAATAAGAACACTAGTTAAATTTCCCAATACAAAGATATTATACATAGAAGgatgaaaattaataaataaatatttaagtcCAATTGCAGCCAAATGTTAGGCAAAGATGAATGAAGAAATCCAACAAACAGTGGAATTCAAGAAGATGACCTGATTGGAATTCGCAATGGCACGTACAGGCAATGGAAATGTCCTTATGTTAAGCGTGGAAACGGGGGACAAACCGGAAAACAGAGCAGTGTTGGCCAGAAAACATGGGTTATGACGAGGAAAACACACTGGAAACAAAGGCGGTCTGCAACCTGGGGTGGTGGTGTTTATAGCTGCTGGCATCATAATTATTACTGAAAACTGTGGAAGAAGAATAGAAAGCTTTCACGGTGGCAGTTGCAGAATATTCAACTGCAACTATTTCTTGAAGACCCTGGTCGCGGTGCAACAATGAACAAACAAGCTTATCATGGCAATTCTTTAAACGAAGAAATAACATAAACactaatttcattaataataataataataataataataataataatatattttgtcagtttattttaaattttatccttTTCATTATATCaacttttcttaattaaaattagtattttttaaaaaaaattaaaaaaatactgatttaaatttaatttatatttaaattaaaaaataattaattttataactttctATCAGTTTAATTGAGACAAATAGCAATTTCTTACCATATGAGAAATTGAGTCCGTATATTAACTTTacactatattttatttaattaaatattttaatcagtAATAGGTCTGCTCATTAAAAAAAGTCTGcctacacataaaataaatattgaaaatataatataaataactaaaagaaaatactatttatcatctcacacACCACGTATtaacatgtgatttattatttttattttttttatttaaacacatagTAAATAtcaatatgtgtatttaaatagaaaaataaaattgataaattatatattttgtatagtatATGAGACCATAAGCACAActtctcaatttctttcttttcatcaaGGAGTAAAGTTCAACTCTTACCTATGATAATTTCAATGATAAATTAGTGGAGCAATGCTAGAGtatataaaaagagtaatgGTACGTACAGTTGTAGAGTGTATAAGTGCTGcttaattactttgaaaaagaatggatcaacaattaaaaaatttgccTATTTTCATAAGAATTCCATATCAAAAGTTttatatacagtcatttttatatattttttatacgcTCTATTAATATGGTTGGttgcatcactttttttaatataaaataattattttgaccaatcatatcaataaaatatataaaaaatatacaaaaattattgtatataacagaatttattttatatttgttcatttttttaaaaaaacaatatacGATATTTACGCGATTGTAACTTACATTTCTAGAGCATCCTACGTAGGACACGTGATCCGGGGGTGACCAAATAAATGCGTGAAAGGACTTGTATGGTCTTATTTTCAGGGCTTATCAGGAGGGTACTGTTCCATCAATCTAACTCAGACCTGCCCCTATAGTGTGGGACCCTTCCTCacaaacaaccaaacaaaaataaagagaaaatgaagattgTTTACTTTGccatttccttttttataaatttattttttaatttaaattaaatgtcaaattatataattatcacaTTAAAGTTAATTATCTTTATGACTTTAATCCTCACCAGCTTAATACTTGTTACAGtttatccccccccccccgaaattgaaaaatattaatatcatataatattaattgtttaagtctaaaaaatattttgagttttaaacaaataataatagatacgattttaaaaactgaaaatttcacgtactctttttaaaaaaataaattctctcattaaaaaattattttttcatatagattttagatttatttactgttttcaaatgaattaaatgagatttgatcatattaaaattgtaaatatatatatattttttaaaatcagaaaatattttaaaattctttacataaagttttttttcccatcgtatattttttccccttgtttttgttttttaattttgttttggacCAAGATGTAATTGGATTTGTTTTGGGTCATACTCGGGCCGAAGTTGGACCAATTCACCGAGAATTTGCACCTAAACCGGGCTGAGATGAGTTTGGACTGGGTTCCTATATTCCGTGCATGGATCTGAGCTCAGTTCAGCTCTGCTAATTTATTATAGGTAAATGGGCCCCAAAGGCCCATAGAAGGCTTCAACCCATGAAGGCAAGCAAGGCATCTCCAAAAGGCCAGACCATAGTGTAGGAAGGATGAAAAGTCAAAGGATCCTGCTACAGCTATCGAGGGTACTcacgtaattttattttttgttttttccttttaaaacactttttaaatcccttaaacatttaaaaataattaaaaaatatttccttaattgttacgtaaaaaaaaaaaacaaatcggTCAGAATCCTCCCAAGCATTATTCAAAGTCGAATATGGTCATGGCTTATACGAACGAGAAACTTGTAGTCTTGTAGATAGAGAGTTCTTATAggtctagtttatttttaaagatgagatgagatgagttaaaattaaaattaaaagattgaataaaatattattagaatattttttttaatattttttttattttaatattttaaaaaaattaaattttttattttattttattttgaaatttgagaagcTACCATCGAAAACAACTTAAAAGTTACATTTACATGATGCTTATTTAGGGAAAATATTTCTAGTGCTAGAAGGTCCTTCGTTCATCTACGACAACACTTTCTCCATCAAACTATTTTGATGATAAAAGAACGATAAAGGATAAAGTTTTGCcataaattaagttaaaataattgattagtgttaaagataaaaagagattacataaggcccaatttgaatagtgaaattatttcattttatctcatcattataactttttcaaattccaacataaaatataataaataattcaactttttcaaatcttaaaataataataataatattaaaaaataatattctaacaatattttattcaactttaatttcaactcactatccaaacgatacctaaagTAGTAAATTCACAAAGTAACGtagttttatataatctatta
This window contains:
- the LOC121241164 gene encoding probable sodium/metabolite cotransporter BASS4, chloroplastic translates to MMPAAINTTTPGCRPPLFPVCFPRHNPCFLANTALFSGLSPVSTLNIRTFPLPVRAIANSNQGNSDGSNHKKVLKSANVSTLAKALFNFTLTNFLPIALISGVVLGFSNPTLGCLAHRYSLSKFSTCGIFFISGLKLRGGEFRAVAEAWPAGIFGLVSILLVSPLFSRLILQVQLAPQEFVTGLAIFSCMPTTLSSGVALTQLVGGNSALALAMTVISNLLAILTVPFWISNVFADGFGVSIPTGELFWSLIFTLLVPLILGKVVRNMLKGLATYIDQNQRIFSMMSTVLLSLTPWMQVSKSRPLILMLKPKGFIEAMGMGILVHLTLLVFNAIAVKCISAGFGGRESIFSKKENFRALLIVCSQKALLIVVAVVDQLSDVVGESGLLVLPCVVAHINQVIIDSVLVNFWLWKDLSYNKDFEA